Proteins from one Faecalibacterium sp. I3-3-33 genomic window:
- a CDS encoding YcxB family protein, with protein sequence MTQNLCVSVQMDEKSFHDFASFDLLHHNKGWQRPAVFTAILLVCAGICLSQIGKREGAGLLTAVLAIVAIGLPAVYFGTFFANLSKQIKKLGLPRPFYRLELDAAGLSVWMAGEQNKAEPTNRYTWNTVYCAYRTKEAVYIYVQRNQAYLLNESMDAAWSLLGSALPAASLHDCRK encoded by the coding sequence ATGACCCAGAATCTTTGCGTTTCCGTTCAGATGGACGAAAAAAGCTTTCACGATTTTGCATCTTTTGACCTGCTGCACCACAACAAGGGCTGGCAGCGTCCGGCGGTGTTCACCGCCATTCTGCTGGTGTGCGCCGGCATCTGCCTGAGCCAGATCGGCAAACGGGAGGGTGCCGGGCTGCTGACCGCCGTGCTGGCCATTGTAGCCATCGGTCTGCCCGCCGTATACTTCGGTACCTTCTTTGCCAACCTCTCCAAGCAGATCAAAAAGCTGGGTCTGCCCCGCCCCTTCTACCGGCTGGAACTGGACGCCGCCGGGCTTTCGGTCTGGATGGCCGGTGAGCAGAACAAGGCCGAGCCCACCAACCGCTACACTTGGAACACCGTGTACTGCGCCTACCGCACGAAGGAGGCGGTGTACATCTACGTCCAGCGGAATCAGGCCTATCTGCTGAACGAAAGCATGGATGCCGCATGGAGTCTGCTGGGCAGTGCCCTGCCCGCCGCCAGCCTGCACGACTGCCGGAAATAA